A single genomic interval of Helianthus annuus cultivar XRQ/B chromosome 13, HanXRQr2.0-SUNRISE, whole genome shotgun sequence harbors:
- the LOC110900593 gene encoding uncharacterized protein LOC110900593, with amino-acid sequence MKCRHIFRDYLWCKIGNGQTAFLWFDKWNADCPLANVVTPRQMARYGFSIKSKVAEAIHNGVWSWPEEWRSVYPSFFQLQPLSLSSVKDRVLWLSSEGKLVPFSSKKVWESIRIGDILAAWSKVVWSSFNIPKHAFICWLIFKRKLWTQDRILQWNHRVTGSMNQMCCLLCYADLETHDHLFFQCNYSRSVWCSVRNKVGMNSVHESWDEISSWLVPRANSKAIYAVASKLLVAAAAYTIWTERNSRFFSNRLRPPE; translated from the coding sequence ATGAAATGCAGACATATCTTTCGAGATTATTTATGGTGTAAAATCGGCAATGGTCAAACTGCTTTTCTTTGGTTTGATAAATGGAATGCTGATTGTCCTCTTGCAAATGTTGTTACCCCTCGGCAAATGGCCAGATATGGGTTTTCTATCAAGTCTAAAGTTGCTGAAGCTATTCATAATGGAGTGTGGTCTTGGCCGGAAGAATGGAGGAGTGTGTACCCGAGCTTTTTTCAGCTTCAGCCCTTGAGTCTGTCTTCTGTGAAGGATAGAGTCTTGTGGTTGAGTTCGGAGGGTAAATTAGTTCCTTTCTCGTCTAAGAAGGTGTGGGAGTCTATACGTATTGGCGACATTCTGGCTGCTTGGTCAAAGGTGGTTTGGTCGTCTTTCAATATTCCAAAACATGCGTTCATATGTTGGCTTATCTTCAAGAGGAAGCTTTGGACACAAGACCGTATTTTACAATGGAATCATAGGGTTACGGGTTCTATGAACCAAATGTGTTGCTTATTGTGCTATGCGGATCTAGAGACACATGATCATTTGTTTTTTCAATGTAATTATTCGAGATCAGTGTGGTGTAGTGTGCGGAACAAAGTTGGCATGAATTCGGTTCATGAGTCGTGGGATGAAATCTCGAGTTGGCTGGTTCCGAGAGCCAATTCCAAAGCTATTTATGCGGTTGCTAGTAAGCTGCTTGTTGCGGCGGCGGCATATACTATTTGGACTGAAAGGAACTCTAGATTTTTTAGTAACAGGTTGAGGCCTCCGGAGTAG